Proteins encoded within one genomic window of Humulus lupulus chromosome 1, drHumLupu1.1, whole genome shotgun sequence:
- the LOC133820194 gene encoding uncharacterized protein LOC133820194 has product MNSHYGSSSYLASSSSSSDDDDYYDDLEKQVVCQITANNNFCIAQHQNNEGSHRGSIPGHIVVNRDRENADRNLFNDYFAENPRFSTSMFRRRFRMGRALFLHIYDVVQRHDNYFVQRRDGLGKLGLSGLQKVTAVFRMLAYGVPADATDEYIKIGESTALESLKRFCRAVVEVFGACYLRSPNADDVARLLHIGESRGFPGMLGSLDCMHWKWKNCPTAWGGQYAGRSGSPTIILEAVADYDLWIWHAYFGLPGSNNDINVLEASHLFADLAAGVSPPANYVIKGKEYNMGYYLADGIYPKWSTIVQTIREPRDPKKQFFARKQEACRKDVERAFGVLQSRFAIVAGPSRLWNKRILHDIMTSCIIMHNMIIEDERDFNAPIEERFEVPDPEVEMVGNDDARFQEFLARHRKIKDKDAHIALRNALIEHLWDEYSIGKLV; this is encoded by the coding sequence ATGAATTCTCATTATGGTAGTTCATCTTATTTGGcatcgtcttcttcttcttcagatgaTGATGATTATTATGATGATCTAGAAAAACAAGTGGTATGTCAAATTACTGCTAACAACAATTTTTGCATCGCTCAACATCAAAATAACGAAGGGTCACACAGGGGCTCAATTCCTGGTCATATAGTAGTCAACCGTGACCGAGAAAATGCTGATCGCAATCTCTTCAACGACTATTTTGCAGAGAACCCTCGATTTTCTACCTCGATGTTTCGCCGAAGATTCCGAATGGGTCGTGCTTTATTCCTTCATATTTATGATGTTGTACAAAGGCATGACAATTACTTCGTCCAACGAAGAGATGGACTCGGTAAGCTTGGGTTATCGGGTCTACAAAAAGTAACAGCCGTATTTCGAATGTTGGCATATGGTGTACCGGCAGATGCTACCGACGAGTACATCAAAATAGGAGAATCTACTGCTTTGGAAAGTTTGAAACGATTTTGTCGTGCTGTTGTCGAGGTCTTTGGAGCCTGCTATCTCCGATCACCTAACGCTGATGATGTTGCAAGGCTACTACACATTGGTGAAAGTCGAGGTTTTCCAGGAATGTTGGGTAGTTTAGATTGTATGCATTGGAAATGGAAAAATTGTCCTACGGCTTGGGGAGGACAATACGCTGGTCGTAGTGGATCTCCGACTATTATTCTTGAAGCTGTAGCTGACTATGATCTTTGGATATGGCATGCATATTTTGGTCTACCTGGATCTAACAATGATATTAACGTGTTGGAGGCGTCCCATCTTTTTGCTGATCTTGCTGCGGGTGTTTCTCCACCCgctaattatgtcattaaaggGAAAGAGTATAATATGGGTTATTATTTAGCTGACGGTATATATCCAAAATGGTCTACTATCGTTCAAACCATTCGTGAGCCACGTGACCCGAAGAAACAATTTTTTGCTCGAAAACAAGAAGCATGTAGAAAAGATGTAGAACGTGCGTTTGGAGTATTACAATCAAGATTTGCCATTGTGGCAGGACCATCGCGTCTATGGAATAAGAGGATATTACATGATATAATGACTTCATGTATTATTATGCATAATATGATAATAGAAGATGAACGTGACTTTAATGCACCCATTGAAGAACGGTTCGAAGTGCCAGATCCAGAAGTTGAGATGGTGGGTAATGACGATGCTCGATTTCAAGAATTTCTAGCTCGACATAGAAAAATCAAAGATAAGGATGCTCACATTGCACTTCGAAATGCATTAATTGAACACTTGTGGGACGAATATAGTATCGGAAAAttagtttaa
- the LOC133816651 gene encoding uncharacterized protein LOC133816651, which translates to MTYFSHKMTTPLQHSSKPTSFSFKMTSIRTSSYSIEEDVHLCHVYLDISQNPIIGINQSRDQMWARVELAYHSGQFSSQPRPRRSLQTRMTTILAAISKLRGCVNQIENKNPSGASQEDILNQAKMLLAQDPKYIRGFKFAHVWSILKDCEKFTNDNTNSPARFQQQRRSFNSPQSCSSGFESPTSAPTGMSSFDLNMNEEEVPINLSKRPIGVKKAKGKQKSDEQFKKLMEQSQKLVNVIEKGNFERNELLRQKVDVARMREENKILFMDMNSISDPEFRQFIQSERRKIYRSRAQTSEHGEQGEGSQYQGSQYRASQFQRFQYEEEHREGAEDEHQRSQNPSQDYSQYYDYLGGTGNNF; encoded by the exons ATGACATATTTTTCACATAAGATGACCACACCTCTTCAACATAGTTCTAAACCAACTTCTTTCTCTTTCAAAATGACTTCAATTCGAACTTCTTCATACTCAATTGAAGAAGATGTGCACTTGTGTCATGTGTATCTTGACATTTCTCAAAATCCAATCATAGGAATTAACCAATCCAGAGATCAgatgtgggcaagagttgaattAGCATATCACTCTGGGCAGTTTAGTAGTCAACCTCGACCGAGAAGATCTTTGCAAACTCGAATGACGACCATTCTTGCGGCAATTTCAAAATTGAGGGGATGCGTCAaccaaattgaaaataaaaatccaAGTGGTGCTTCTCAAGAAGATATT TTAAATCAAGCGAAGATGCTATTAGCACAAGATCCAAAGTACATAAGAGGGTTCAAATTTGCTCATGTGTGGTCTATTCTTAAAGATTGTGAGAAATTTACAAATGACAACACCAATTCACCAGCTAGATTCCAACAACAACGTCGTAGTTTCAATTCCCCCCAATCTTGTTCTTCTGGCTTCGAATCACCGACATCAGCACCCACCGGTATGAGTTCATTTGATCTTAATATGAATGAGGAGGAAGTTCCTATTAATTTATCTAAAAGACCTATCGGTGTGAAAAAagcaaaaggaaaacaaaaaagtGATGAACAATTTAAGAAATTAATGGAACAAAGTCAAAAACTTGTTAACGTTATAGAAAAGGGTAACTTTGAAAGAAATGAACTTCTGAGACAAAAGGTTGATGTGGCTAGAATGAGAGAAgagaataaaattttatttatggaTATGAATTCTATATCCGATCCAGAGTTTCGCCAATTTATTCAAAGCGAAAGGAGAAAAATTTATAGATCAAGAGCACAAACATCCGAACATGGAGAACAAGGAGAAGGATCTCAATATCAGGGATCTCAATATCGAGCATCTCAGTTCCAAAGATTTCAATATGAAGAAGAACACAGAGAAGGAGCTGAAGATGAACATCAACGATCTCAAAATCCTTCACAAGATTATAGTCAATATTATGACTATCTTGGCGGAACTgggaataatttttaa
- the LOC133797159 gene encoding scopoletin glucosyltransferase-like, which produces MEIETHQHQLHVFFFPLMAQGHIIPAIDMAKLFASRGMRSTIIITPHFVPLLSEAVNQNSASSGTQIDVLTIQIPTNEVGLPKEVESLHMATTPEMAGKFFKAIGMLGPQIEQLLEQHRPDGLVADMFFPWATDVAAMFGIPRLIFHGTSYFALCASFCVLRHEPHKKVSSEYETFIIPNFPEDIEFTASRVPDFYKEDAEPQYIKLFKDIHEVEMRSYGVLVNSFYELEPTYADHYRNVLGIKAWHVGPLFLNDKGMITKRGMESSIDEQECLKWLDSKKPNSVIYVCFGSITNFEERQFMEIALALEGSRQQFIWVVREEKEGIKEEWLPEGFEERMEGKGLIIRRWAPQIVILGHEAIGGFVTHCGWNSTLEGVCAGLPMVAWPIGAEQFYNEKLVTQILGIGIGVGAKKWSMNGGDFLRRDAIENAVRRVMEGDEAEKMRRKARGHAQMGRMAVQEGGSSYKDLDALFEELRLARATRDSV; this is translated from the coding sequence ATGGAAATTGAAACACATCAACACCAGCTCCATGTATTTTTCTTCCCCTTAATGGCTCAAGGTCATATAATTCCAGCCATAGACATGGCCAAGCTTTTTGCTTCGCGTGGCATGAGGTCAACCATTATCATAACCCCTCACTTTGTACCACTTCTATCCGAAGCAGTCAATCAAAACTCGGCTTCATCAGGTACCCAAATCGACGTTCTCACGATTCAAATTCCCACTAATGAGGTCGGACTCCCAAAAGAGGTGGAAAGTTTACACATGGCTACAACACCTGAAATGGCTGGAAAATTCTTTAAAGCTATTGGCATGCTTGGGCCACAAATCGAACAGCTTTTAGAGCAACACCGTCCAGATGGTCTAGTGGCTGATATGTTCTTCCCTTGGGCTACAGATGTTGCTGCGATGTTTGGTATTCCCAGGCTCATCTTTCATGGAACTTCTTATTTTGCTCTGTGCGCTTCCTTTTGTGTGTTACGACATGAGCCTCATAAAAAGGTATCTTCTGAATATGAAACATTTATCATTCCCAATTTTCCAGAAGATATTGAATTCACAGCGAGCAGAGTACCTGATTTTTATAAAGAAGATGCTGAACCCCAATACATAAAGTTGTTCAAGGATATACATGAAGTAGAAATGAGGAGTTATGGGGTTCTTGTTAACAGCTTCTATGAGCTAGAACCAACTTATGCAGATCATTACAGGAACGTTTTGGGGATCAAGGCATGGCACGTTGGCCCATTATTCTTAAACGACAAAGGAATGATAACGAAAAGGGGAATGGAATCCTCGATTGATGAACAGGAGTGCTTAAAGTGGCTGGATTCCAAGAAACCCAATTCAGTTATTTACGTCTGTTTTGGGAGTATAACGAATTTTGAAGAAAGACAGTTCATGGAAATCGCATTGGCTTTAGAGGGTTCCAGGCAGCAATTTATTTGGGTTgtgagagaagaaaaagaagggatTAAAGAAGAGTGGTTACCAGAAGGATTTGAGGAGAGAATGGAAGGAAAGGGATTGATAATAAGACGATGGGCACCACAAATTGTGATTCTTGGTCATGAAGCAATCGGAGGATTCGTGACGCATTGTGGTTGGAATTCGACGCTGGAAGGAGTGTGCGCCGGCCTCCCGATGGTGGCATGGCCTATTGGTGCAGAGCAGTTTTACAATGAGAAGTTGGTGACTCAAATTCTTGGAATCGGGATCGGAGTCGGTGCTAAAAAATGGTCGATGAATGGGGGAGACTTTTTGAGGAGGGATGCTATAGAGAATGCGGTGAGACGAGTTATGGAAGGAGATGAAGCCGAAAAAATGAGAAGGAAAGCCAGAGGACATGCACAAATGGGCAGAATGGCAGTCCAGGAAGGTGGATCGTCTTACAAGGATTTGGATGCCTTATTTGAAGAACTGAGATTGGCTCGAGCCACCCGTGATTCAGTTTAA